One region of Danio rerio strain Tuebingen ecotype United States chromosome 5, GRCz12tu, whole genome shotgun sequence genomic DNA includes:
- the sh2b3 gene encoding SH2B adapter protein 3 isoform X2: protein MNGNTVQQTTSTAPFVAPPCGWREFCELHASTTARELAQHYRRFVRERPVQDVVPPDSFSKQFSALFQHHFSCEVAKNAELSLRPPPPPPLLPMTSRLRITSFSGVLDYRETVRPAPLVAILASKPDASGVPREQEQLLRCSPPDTTHRTRNHSQENERSDFRTGSEGYSPTACDFPSRNDVTHISVSRIRESVCRLFKKSPQLGESSSCCPRDELIPSGGPPVSVECTPHSPPVQVPTNRTSQRAALWERWNPWRTVRRRQEFGSVCKEGQLRYLEVDDTISDTAPQWQRCRLQVRRTNEHSASQRYLLELYDPPKVRQAFEVLNVYFTRPPF, encoded by the coding sequence ATGAATGGTAACACTGTCCAGCAAACCACGAGCACTGCACCATTCGTAGCACCTCCTTGTGGATGGAGGGAGTTCTGCGAGTTGCATGCCAGCACCACGGCCCGAGAACTCGCCCAGCACTACCGGCGCTTCGTCAGAGAGCGGCCGGTGCAGGATGTGGTCCCGCCGGACAGTTTCTCCAAGCAGTTCAGCGCCCTGTTCCAGCACCACTTCAGCTGTGAGGTGGCCAAAAATGCAGAACTCTCCTTGCGGCCCCCACCGCCACCTCCCTTACTACCTATGACCAGCCGCTTACGCATTACTTCGTTCTCCGGAGTGCTGGATTACAGGGAGACCGTGCGGCCTGCTCCTCTAGTTGCCATATTAGCGTCCAAACCAGATGCTAGTGGCGTTCCTAGGGAACAGGAGCAGTTGCTGCGCTGCTCTCCTCCAGACACTACACACCGTACGCGGAATCACAGTCAGGAAAACGAACGCTCTGATTTTAGGACTGGCTCAGAAGGATACTCTCCCACTGCATGCGACTTCCCTTCCCGAAATGACGTAACTCACATTTCTGTCAGTCGCATTCGAGAAAGCGTTTGTCGACTTTTTAAGAAATCTCCGCAACTTGGCGAATCCTCAAGTTGTTGCCCAAGGGACGAGTTGATCCCGAGTGGTGGACCACCTGTGAGTGTTGAATGCACCCCTCACAGCCCACCTGTGCAGGTACCCACCAATCGCACTTCACAGAGGGCTGCACTGTGGGAGCGCTGGAATCCATGGCGGACTGTGAGACGGAGGCAAGAGTTTGGAAGTGTTTGTAAAGAGGGGCAGCTGCGGTACCTAGAGGTGGACGACACTATTTCAGACACGGCCCCACAATGGCAGCGCTGCCGCCTGCAGGTCAGGAGGACCAATGAGCACAGCGCTAGCCAGAGGTACCTGCTAGAGCTCTACGACCCACCCAAGGTAAGGCAAGCGTTTGAGGTCCTAAACGTTTATTTCACACGACCGCCGTTTTAA